The Streptomyces sp. NBC_00691 genome has a segment encoding these proteins:
- a CDS encoding MFS transporter codes for MTPPAPHGSPSPGTPPHGTTPPAATPGGAPPHGTATVASEPTPPPPPPSARRPLRQLLAASVGNAVEWYDWYAYTFLAAYLANQVFPKSSGNSLVPLLSTFAVFAVGFFMRPVGGLLMGALADRRGRRTALTVTILLMGGSSLLVGLTPTYAAAGVLAPVVLVIARLLQGLSVGGEFAASTTFLVESAGRGRRGLFSSFQYVSTSAGQLAASGIAALLVSRLGEDRMNDGGWRIPFLLGAVFSLAGFWIRRGAEETRGVAQREAPRPGLFDALRHHPRASLLIGGITAGGTLAYYTWTSYLPTYAELNTGIDKADALLAGTLSLAFFALLQPVGGLLSDRFGRKPSLLFFGIGFAALAVPLLRALDGSFLSLLLVQCAGMVLLTGFTSISAAVNAEMFPARVRAAGIGFPYSLTVALFGGTAPYVGTLFKEWDVPGLFPWYVAVLCLVSSAVYLRLPETAHKELER; via the coding sequence ATGACGCCTCCCGCGCCCCACGGCTCCCCGTCTCCCGGCACCCCTCCCCACGGCACGACTCCACCGGCCGCCACCCCCGGCGGCGCCCCTCCCCACGGCACCGCGACGGTCGCCTCCGAGCCGACGCCTCCGCCCCCACCACCGTCCGCCCGGCGCCCGTTACGTCAGCTGCTCGCGGCCTCCGTCGGCAACGCCGTGGAGTGGTACGACTGGTACGCGTACACGTTCCTGGCCGCCTACCTCGCGAACCAGGTCTTCCCCAAGAGCTCGGGGAACTCCCTCGTCCCCCTCCTGTCCACCTTCGCCGTCTTCGCCGTCGGCTTCTTCATGCGCCCCGTCGGCGGACTCCTCATGGGCGCGCTCGCCGACCGGCGCGGACGGCGCACCGCGCTCACCGTGACGATCCTGCTCATGGGCGGCAGCAGCCTGCTGGTCGGTCTCACGCCGACGTACGCGGCGGCCGGTGTCCTCGCGCCCGTCGTGCTCGTGATCGCCCGGCTTCTCCAAGGTCTGTCGGTGGGAGGGGAGTTCGCGGCCTCGACCACCTTCCTCGTCGAGTCGGCGGGGCGAGGCCGACGCGGTCTGTTCTCCTCCTTCCAGTACGTCTCCACCTCCGCCGGACAGCTCGCCGCCTCCGGCATCGCCGCCCTGCTGGTCAGTCGGCTGGGTGAGGACCGGATGAACGACGGGGGCTGGCGGATCCCCTTCCTGCTCGGCGCGGTGTTCAGCCTCGCCGGTTTCTGGATCCGCCGGGGTGCCGAGGAGACCCGCGGCGTCGCCCAGCGCGAGGCGCCGCGGCCGGGGCTCTTCGACGCCCTGCGTCACCACCCCCGCGCCTCGCTGCTCATCGGTGGCATCACGGCCGGCGGAACCCTCGCGTACTACACGTGGACCTCGTACCTGCCGACGTACGCGGAGCTCAACACCGGTATCGACAAGGCGGACGCGCTGCTGGCCGGGACCCTTTCGCTGGCGTTCTTCGCGCTGCTGCAGCCGGTCGGCGGACTGCTCTCCGACCGGTTCGGACGCAAGCCGTCCCTGCTGTTCTTCGGCATCGGTTTCGCGGCCCTCGCCGTACCGCTGCTGCGCGCGCTCGACGGCTCGTTCCTGTCCCTCCTGCTGGTGCAGTGCGCGGGCATGGTGCTGCTGACCGGCTTCACCTCGATCTCCGCCGCGGTGAACGCCGAGATGTTCCCCGCACGTGTGCGGGCGGCCGGGATCGGTTTCCCGTACTCGCTGACGGTGGCGCTCTTCGGGGGCACGGCGCCCTACGTCGGCACGCTCTTCAAGGAGTGGGACGTCCCCGGTCTCTTCCCCTGGTACGTGGCCGTCCTGTGCCTCGTCTCCTCGGCGGTGTACCTCCGGCTGCCGGAGACCGCCCACAAGGAACTGGAGCGCTGA